From a region of the Neobacillus niacini genome:
- a CDS encoding IS1182 family transposase: MYKPKREIQNEAEFVFIDDLVPQDHLLRKVDKYIDFSFIGEKVRPFYSENNGRPSDPIQLFKMMFIGYFYGIRSERQLEREIQTNVAYRWFLGLKLNDTVPHHSTISWNRRTRFKDTNIFQEIFDEIVFKAINHKMVGGRVLFSDSTHLKANANKHKFSRVEVEVETREYVEDLNKAIEEDRRDHGKKPLKEKEEVTEKKEIRLSTTDPECGFMSRENKQEMFCYLDHRTTDMKFNIITDAYVTAGNVHDSVPYLSRLDRQVERFGFKVEAVALDSGYLTNPICKGLNERNIFGVIAHRRYQSTKGLFPKWKFTYDKDRDLYVCPNGQELQYRTTTREGYREYKSDPKKCTNCPLLPECTKSQNKTKVVTRHVWEEHKEKVRLNRLSKSGKILYKFRKEKVERSFADSKELHGLRYCRLRGLQNASEQVLLTAACQNMKKIATHLARFEKVCGNLQVHSPC; this comes from the coding sequence ATGTATAAGCCAAAAAGAGAAATACAAAACGAAGCTGAATTTGTTTTTATTGATGATTTAGTACCGCAAGATCACCTATTAAGGAAGGTGGACAAGTATATTGATTTTTCTTTTATTGGTGAGAAGGTCCGTCCTTTTTATTCAGAAAATAACGGGCGTCCTTCGGACCCTATACAGCTCTTTAAGATGATGTTTATCGGATATTTTTATGGCATTCGTTCTGAACGACAATTAGAGCGTGAAATTCAGACGAATGTGGCCTATCGATGGTTCTTAGGATTAAAGCTAAACGATACAGTTCCCCATCATTCCACCATTAGTTGGAATCGGCGAACCCGTTTTAAAGATACAAATATATTTCAGGAAATTTTTGATGAGATTGTCTTCAAAGCAATTAACCACAAGATGGTTGGAGGAAGGGTTTTATTTTCCGATTCCACACACCTTAAAGCGAATGCAAACAAACATAAATTCTCTAGAGTTGAAGTGGAAGTTGAAACACGTGAATATGTAGAAGATTTAAACAAAGCTATTGAGGAAGACAGGAGAGATCATGGAAAAAAGCCTTTAAAGGAAAAGGAGGAGGTGACCGAGAAAAAGGAAATACGACTGAGCACAACTGATCCTGAATGCGGGTTTATGTCACGAGAGAATAAACAGGAGATGTTCTGTTATCTTGATCATCGAACTACCGACATGAAGTTCAACATCATAACTGATGCGTATGTTACAGCAGGAAATGTTCACGATTCTGTCCCCTATCTTTCACGGTTAGACCGTCAGGTCGAACGTTTTGGATTTAAAGTAGAAGCTGTGGCACTTGATTCGGGTTACCTGACAAATCCGATTTGTAAGGGACTTAATGAACGCAATATTTTTGGAGTTATCGCTCACAGAAGATATCAATCAACAAAAGGGTTATTTCCTAAATGGAAGTTTACATATGACAAAGATAGAGATTTGTATGTTTGTCCAAATGGTCAGGAGTTACAATATCGTACAACTACAAGAGAAGGTTATCGGGAATATAAGTCAGATCCTAAAAAGTGTACTAACTGCCCACTCCTGCCTGAGTGTACAAAATCTCAAAATAAAACAAAAGTAGTTACCAGACATGTTTGGGAGGAACATAAGGAAAAGGTTCGACTTAACAGACTTTCAAAGTCAGGTAAAATACTATATAAATTTAGAAAAGAAAAAGTAGAGCGAAGCTTCGCAGATTCAAAAGAACTGCATGGGCTTCGCTATTGTAGGTTACGGGGATTGCAAAATGCGAGTGAGCAAGTGTTACTTACCGCAGCATGCCAAAACATGAAAAAGATTGCCACGCACTTAGCCAGGTTTGAAAAAGTGTGTGGCAATCTCCAGGTTCATTCCCCCTGTTGA
- a CDS encoding heavy metal translocating P-type ATPase, with the protein MSADAKRLTKVIPKVGIIEKIKPHAELIAAGLSGVFIATGWMTDKMNDHVASIIFYLLAFVIGGFAKAKEGIEATYENKQLNVEMLMIFAAIGSAIIGYWTEGAILIFIFAVSGALETYTMNKSHKEISSLMELQPEEALLINNGAERRVPVSELKVGDLILVKPGERIPSDGVIKKGHTNIDEAAITGESMPVSKGLETEVFAGTVNLTGAITVQTTKASNETLFHKIIELVQSAQSEKSPSQLFIERFEGTYVKTVLVAVLFMMFLPYFLLDWTWNESFYRAMILLVVASPCALVASIMPATLSAISNGAKRGILVKGGVHLENLSHLKAIAFDKTGTLTKGKPEVTEIIVNENFSEAELLWKTASIENQSNHPLAQSIVKYVKANLDRDLLQPEKLEDVSGWGVKAEINGEQWKIGKADFVGKEAALSFAEGKAASLAGQGNTLVFVQVNDCLAAMIALKDVVRQETMLAIDHLRKQGIYTVMLTGDSEKTANVIAEESHVDQFYAECLPEEKVEQLKKLKEKYGTIAMVGDGINDAPALATANVGIAMGEGSDVALETADVVLMKNDLPRIAEAIHLSQRMNNIIKQNVIFSITVIMVLISSNFFQLLDLPFGVIGHEGSTILVILNSLRLLKN; encoded by the coding sequence ATGAGTGCTGATGCTAAGAGATTAACTAAGGTGATTCCAAAAGTTGGCATTATAGAGAAAATTAAACCTCATGCAGAACTGATTGCTGCAGGTTTAAGCGGTGTTTTCATTGCAACAGGATGGATGACAGACAAAATGAATGACCATGTCGCTTCAATTATCTTTTATTTATTGGCTTTCGTAATTGGCGGATTTGCCAAGGCCAAGGAAGGAATTGAAGCAACATATGAAAACAAACAATTAAATGTTGAAATGCTGATGATTTTTGCTGCGATTGGGTCCGCGATTATTGGCTACTGGACAGAAGGCGCCATACTAATCTTTATTTTTGCTGTTAGTGGGGCATTAGAGACCTATACGATGAACAAGAGTCACAAAGAGATTTCATCGTTAATGGAACTGCAGCCTGAAGAAGCCCTTCTTATTAACAATGGGGCCGAAAGGCGTGTACCTGTTTCCGAGCTGAAAGTCGGCGACCTCATTTTGGTTAAGCCTGGGGAAAGAATTCCTTCCGATGGCGTCATTAAGAAGGGACATACAAACATTGATGAAGCAGCTATTACAGGTGAATCGATGCCCGTCTCAAAAGGACTAGAGACGGAAGTGTTTGCAGGGACGGTAAATTTAACAGGCGCAATTACTGTACAAACAACAAAAGCAAGTAATGAAACACTCTTTCACAAGATAATTGAGCTTGTACAATCTGCGCAAAGTGAAAAATCTCCATCACAACTGTTTATTGAACGGTTTGAAGGTACCTATGTAAAAACGGTGTTAGTAGCCGTTTTATTCATGATGTTTCTGCCCTATTTCTTACTTGATTGGACCTGGAATGAGTCGTTTTACCGGGCGATGATTTTATTAGTTGTTGCTTCCCCTTGTGCCCTTGTTGCTTCCATTATGCCAGCAACATTATCAGCGATTTCTAATGGCGCAAAACGCGGGATTCTAGTCAAAGGCGGCGTACATTTAGAGAATCTGAGCCACTTGAAAGCTATTGCCTTCGACAAAACCGGTACGCTGACCAAAGGGAAACCTGAGGTTACCGAAATTATCGTTAATGAAAACTTTAGTGAAGCGGAGCTATTATGGAAAACGGCTTCGATCGAAAACCAATCTAATCATCCTCTTGCACAATCGATTGTCAAATATGTGAAAGCCAATCTTGACCGAGACCTTCTTCAGCCAGAAAAACTAGAAGACGTTTCGGGGTGGGGTGTAAAAGCGGAAATAAATGGTGAGCAGTGGAAAATAGGCAAGGCTGATTTTGTCGGAAAAGAGGCTGCACTATCATTCGCGGAGGGTAAAGCAGCTAGCCTTGCAGGTCAAGGGAATACACTTGTATTTGTACAAGTAAACGATTGTTTAGCTGCGATGATTGCTTTAAAAGATGTGGTTAGACAAGAAACGATGCTGGCCATCGACCATTTAAGGAAACAAGGTATCTATACGGTTATGCTTACTGGTGATAGTGAGAAAACGGCAAACGTGATTGCAGAGGAAAGCCATGTGGATCAATTCTACGCAGAATGTCTGCCTGAAGAGAAAGTGGAGCAGCTTAAAAAGCTGAAGGAGAAATATGGAACCATTGCGATGGTTGGTGATGGCATTAATGATGCCCCTGCTTTAGCGACAGCAAATGTTGGAATTGCCATGGGGGAAGGGTCGGATGTGGCCCTCGAAACCGCGGATGTTGTTCTAATGAAAAATGATTTACCACGGATTGCCGAAGCGATTCATCTTTCACAACGGATGAACAACATTATTAAACAAAATGTAATCTTTTCAATCACAGTGATTATGGTCTTAATTTCATCTAACTTCTTTCAATTGCTGGATTTGCCATTTGGTGTCATCGGGCATGAAGGCAGTACCATTCTTGTGATTCTTAACAGTTTAAGACTGCTCAAAAATTAA
- a CDS encoding YihY/virulence factor BrkB family protein, giving the protein MEKAVNVRKSLLRLLWHRIEEDDIPGLSAQLAYFFLLSLFPLLIFIFTLLPYLPIPYPDILGSIREFAPPQTMDLIEKNVNHVMNNRNGGLLSFGVIGTIWSASNGIHALVRAFNKAYNVNESRSFIVSRGMAIVLTIGMIFVFIVAVLLPIFGREIGIFLFSYLGFKLEFLRIWEMLRLVVSALILFLIFTGLYWIAPNVKLRCRSAFPGAGFATVGWILSSYALSLYVSKFNNFSLTYGSIGAIIVLLIWLYISGFIIILGGEINAFYTEKNKSNC; this is encoded by the coding sequence AGTGAATGTACGTAAATCCCTTTTACGATTGTTATGGCACCGGATAGAAGAAGATGATATACCAGGTTTATCCGCACAGCTCGCCTATTTTTTTCTTCTTTCACTGTTTCCACTTCTTATTTTTATTTTTACCTTACTGCCATATCTGCCCATACCATACCCCGATATTTTAGGGAGTATTAGAGAGTTTGCACCCCCGCAGACAATGGATTTAATTGAAAAAAATGTTAACCATGTGATGAATAATCGCAACGGAGGACTGCTTTCCTTTGGGGTTATTGGAACGATTTGGTCTGCATCTAATGGAATTCATGCACTAGTAAGAGCTTTTAACAAAGCATACAATGTGAACGAAAGTCGTTCATTTATTGTTTCTAGAGGTATGGCCATCGTGCTGACGATCGGAATGATTTTTGTTTTTATTGTAGCTGTATTACTTCCAATATTCGGAAGGGAAATTGGAATTTTTCTTTTCTCTTATTTAGGTTTTAAGCTGGAATTCCTCCGTATTTGGGAAATGTTAAGATTAGTCGTCAGCGCCCTGATATTATTTTTGATTTTCACGGGCTTGTATTGGATTGCGCCCAACGTTAAATTACGCTGTAGAAGTGCATTCCCAGGAGCTGGTTTTGCAACTGTGGGCTGGATCCTTTCCTCCTATGCGTTATCGCTCTATGTAAGTAAATTTAACAACTTTTCACTGACCTATGGAAGTATTGGAGCCATTATAGTCTTACTCATTTGGTTATATATATCTGGGTTTATTATCATTCTCGGCGGTGAGATCAATGCGTTCTATACCGAGAAGAATAAATCAAACTGTTAA